The following is a genomic window from Leptolyngbya sp. FACHB-261.
TGGCGCGAGAAATTGCTTTCACCGCTTCGTCTTGACCAACTAAGCGTTGATGCAGCGTGTCTTCCATGTGCATCAGCTTCTCGGACTCGGATTCAGTCAGCTTGCTGACAGGAACACCAGTCCAGGAGGAGACAATGTGAGCGATGTCTTCTTCAGACACCACTGGCATCTCACCATCACCGTTAGTGCTGACCTCAGTCTTCTTAGCCTGAGCAATGGCGCGGATCTCAGCCTTGATCTCCATTTCCCGATCGCGCAGTTCGCCTGCCCGGTCGAAGTCCTGAGAGCGAACGGCATCGTCCTTGTCTTTGAGAACCTGGCGCAGCTCTTTATCCAATTCCTTGGCAGCCGGAGGCAGCTGAGAATTGATTAGACGAACCCGCGAACCTGCTTCATCAACCAGGTCAATCGCCTTATCTGGCAAGAAGCGATCCGAGATGTAGCGATCCGAGAGTTTGGCCGCAGCGAAAAGGGCCTCATCAGAGATCTTCAGCTTGTGGTGCTGCTCGTAGCGATCGCGCAGACCAAAAAGGATCTCAATAGTCTCATCAACCGTGGGTTCACCAACCATCACTGGCTGGAAGCGCCGCTCTAGAGCAGCATCCCGTTCAATGTGCTTGCGGTACTCATCCAGGGTGGTGGCCCCAATGCACTGCAATTCACCCCGAGCCAGAGCTGGCTTGAGGATGTTAGCAGCATCAATAGCACCTTCGGCAGCACCAGCCCCAATCAGAGTGTGCACCTCGTCAATCACCAGGATCACGTTCGCGGCTGAACGGATCTCATCCATGATCTTCTTGAGGCGCTCTTCAAATTCACCGCGATACTTCGTACCTGCAACTAGCAAGCCGATGTCAAGGGTGACTACACGCTTCTCTTGGAGAATGTCGGGGACATCACCATTAGCGATGCGTTGAGCTAAACCTTCAGCGATTGCTGTCTTACCAACGCCCGGTTCGCCGATCAATACCGGGTTGTTCTTGGTACGACGGCCAAGGATTTGAATGACCCGTTCGATTTCTCTCTGACGGCCCACAACGGGATCGAGCTTGCCCTCACCAGCCATCTGGGTAAGGTTAGAACCAAACTCATCCAGGGTCGGCGTCTTGGTACGTCCCTGCGAGCCACCCGAGGTGACTTCTGCAGTTTCACCCAACATCCGAATCACCTGAGTGCGAACCTTAGAAAGATCAACACCTAGGTTTTCCAATACTCGAGCAGCAACGCCCTCACCTTCACGAATGAGGCCTAGAAGCAAGTGCTCGGTGCCAATGTAGTTGTGACCTAATTGACGCGCTTCTTCGAGAGAAAGCTCTAGAACACGCTTGGCACGGGGGGTGAACGGGATCTCTACGGCAACAAAGCCTGAGCCCCGACCAATGATTTTTTCGACTTCAATCCTGGCGTCTTTCAGATTGACGCCCATGGATTTCAGCACTTTGGCGGCGACGCCGGTCCCTTCTCCAATAAGCCCTAGTAAAATTTGCTCGGTGCCAACGAAGTTGTGACCCAGGCGACGTGCTTCCTCCTGGGCCAGCATGATCACCTTGATGGCTTTCTCGGTAAAGCGTTCAAACATGGCGCGTTAACACTCACCTGCTGCGTGCTGGTAATGGCAATCCTAACACAGGGTTACAGTTCGCTATCGCAGCCTAAAGCGACTGTCTTGCCCTGTAGGGATCAACGCCGATTGCGCAGGGGCTAACGTCTGCCCGAAGATGGATTTGCAACTAATGCAATTAAAGTACTAATCAGACCGAAGAATTGTGACCAAGCCAGGCTCAGCTTGCAAAGTCCAACCTTGAACTTTCAAGTTGATTTCACATCGCCGCCATTGACCATTGAGCGAGTCAACAAATTCTGGTTGATTTAGTCCCGAACGCCAGAGTACCAGACCGTCCTCCCCCGTGTCAGGATAATATCCTCGTCGTCGCCCCACTTCCTTAAAACCGTACTGGCCATAGAGATTCAGGGCAGGCGTGTTAGAAACGCGGACTTCTAAGGTTGCCCACGCTAAACCTAAGCCTCTAGCCTGATTGAGTAAGCTCCACAGCAGCAGCGAACCCAGACCGCGTCGTCGCTGGTCTGGATGAACAGCCAATAGAGTAATGTGAGCTTCTTCGACAATGCTCCACAGGCAACCCATCGCCACAAGGTTTGCCTGTGCAAAAACACCTAGTAAAATGCTGCGGTCGCTGGCCAATTCTCTTTGGTAAGCCGCTGGGGCCCAAAACCCCCCTAGGCAAACTTGGTCCAAGGCAATAATTTGAGGCAGGCAGGCCTCAGTCAGGGGCGTAAGCGTCAGAGTAGAAAGCACCGAAGCAGTTTTAGAAAGCAGCTAGTGTGAAGTTGAGATGAGACGGTGCTTACACAACACCGGGTGCCGGTCCATTCTGGTAAGGCACAGTTGTACTCTAATGCTAGAGTAGTTAGCTTTGTTGCCGCTCCCCCACTCTTTCAGCACAACCCACCGCCGGAGAATTCGAGAAGATTATGGTGCTGCCGACTGCTAGTCAAGTCACTGCCGAAGCCATTTCCCCTAACCAGCAACTTCTGCCTCTGACTGCCCATATCAACGACAGCAACCACTTAGAGGTAGGGGGATGCGACGTGGTTGACCTGGTAGAGCAGTTTGGCTCACCGCTCTACATTCTTGATGAAACAACCCTACGCACTGCCGCTGCCCAATATCGAGATAGCTTCCGCACCTACTATCCAGGACCATCTCAAGTCATTTACGCTTCCAAAGCCTGGAGTTGCTTGGCGGTTTGCGCGCTGGTTAACAGTGAGGGTTTGGGCATTGATGTAGTTTCAGCAGGGGAACTTTATACTGCGCTGGAGGCAGGCGTCAGCCCGGAGGTCATCTACTTCCACGGCAACAACAAATCTCAAAGCGAACTGGAGTACGCGCTGCAGGTCGGTTGTGTTGTGGTCGTCGACAACCAATTGGAGTTGGAAACGCTAGCAGCCCTCGCTCAAGGCCAGGAGCAAAGACCGCGGGTGATGATCCGAGTAACTCCAGGCATCGAGTGTCACACTCACGAGTACATTCGCACCGGCCACTTAGATAGCAAGTTTGGCTTTGATCCCAACCAACTTTTGAGTGTCTTTGAGTATCTGAGCCAAGCTCCTCAACTCCAGTTTTTGGGTCTGCATGCCCACATTGGTTCGCAAATCTTTGAACTGGAACCACATCAAGACTTAGGCCGTGTGTTGACTGAGTGGTTAGCGAAAGCAGCCAGCTATGGCTTAGAAGTCAGCGAGCTGAATATCGGCGGTGGTTTGGGGATTCGTTATGTTGAGTCCGATGACCCCCCTAGCATTGCTCAGTGGGTACAGATAGTAAGCGCTGGTGTTGTCGCTGGCTGCGAAGCAGCAGGTGTTGCCTTACCCAAGTTGCTGAGCGAACCAGGCCGTTCGCTGGTAGGCCCTGCCTGTATTACGGCTTATCGCGTTGGGAGTCGTAAAACAGTCCCCGGTATTCGCACCTACATTGCTGTAGATGGGGGTATGTCTGATAACCCTCGCCCAATTACTTATCAATCTCGATATCAAGCTCTGCTAGCTAACCGTATGCGTGGGACTGCATCGACTACGGTTACAATCGCGGGCAAGCATTGCGAGTCAGGTGATATTCTGATCCGGGACATTGAGCTGAGCGACCCACAAAGCGGCGACGTCCTCGTCGTGCCGGGGACTGGAGCCTACAATTACAGCATGGCTTCTAACTACAATCGCGTTCCTCGTCCAGCAGCAGTCTTAGTGAATGCTGGTGAGGCTAGTCTGATTTTGAGGCGAGAAACTCAAGCAGACCTACTGCGTCAGGATGTCTTACCAGAACGGTTGCGCGGTTGATCGTCGCCAGTGGCAATTTGGCTTAACCAGACTTTACAGAATCTGTAAACGGTTCAGACTGATTCGAGCAGACTCAATTGAAAGCAGGTGTGGGAGCGTTGGCTGGCTAGCATCAACATTGACTGGGCAGCGTCCCTGCGCAGCGTCATTGATGTTGGAGCTGTTCTAGCTCTAACTTACGTGGTGCTGTTGGTGATTGGTGAACGGCGCACCCTCTGGATGGTGCGGGGATTTATTCTGCTCATGTTGGCCTCTGCGCTGACGGCACCAAATCCTCCCTGGCTCGGCTTACCCTTGCTCCATTTCATGCTGGACAAGCTTCTAATTGGTGCAGCTGTGGCTATGGCTGTCAGCCTCCAGTCAGAGCTACGCCGCTTCCTAGAACTGCTCGGGCAAGGGGAATTTACAAAGCTGTTTCAGCCCAATCGTGGTCTCTCATTAACCTCCAACAGTGTTGTTGATGAGATTGTTGATGCGGTCAAAGAACTTTCACAGAACCGAATTGGAGCATTGATTATTCTGGAGACTGGCTATCCGATTGATGAGCGGGATTTCTCAGTGCCAGGGGTGCGCATCAATGCCGACCTGTCTAAGGAACTGTTGCAAAGCATTTTTCAGACCACAACTCTGCTGCATGATGGGGCTGTGTTGCTGCGAGATTCTCGAATTGTGGCAGCAGGCGTAATTCTGCCTATCTCTGAACGCACAGCCTCACGGCAATTGGGAACCCGCCACCGGGCGGCTATGGGTATTACCGAGCGAGTGGAAAACTGTATATGCATCGTGGTCTCAGAGGAGACAGGTTCGATTTCCCTAGCAGAGATGGGATCGCTGAACCGACCTTTAACCAGCGCCAAGTTGAAAGAACTACTGGAAAAGCATTTTGTCCGCAGCACGGAGCGAGAGGCAGTCACTACTGGACTGCGCGGTTTGAAGCGCGAGATCTGGAGCTTGGGTAAACTAATTGCTCGTTCGCTCAAGTCCCGTTTGTCAGCGTCTGAGGAGGCCCGGAAGAAATGATAGGAAAAGAGGTCAGGGTGGAGTCAACTCGGCTGCGCGACCGGCCCACAGACCTGGACCCTCTGCGCTTACCTGCCCATGTGGCAGTGATCATGGATGGTAACGGCCGATGGGCCAAAGGCCGGGGCCAGCCCCGAATCTTTGGTCACCGTCGGGGTGTGGATATCCTCAAGGATCTGCTGCGCTGCTGTAAGGATTGGGGTATTGGCACGCTCACTGCTTACGCCTTCTCCACTGAGAACTGGGGGCGTCCTATTGAAGAAGTTGACTTTCTAATGCTGTTGTTCGAGCGCGTTCTGCGACGAGAACTGCGTGAGATGATGCTGGAAGGGGTCAAAATCTCTTTTGTTGGCGATTTGCAGGCTTTGCCCCGTTCACTCCAGAGTGAAATCGAGCAGGCTATGACTCAAACCAAGGACAACACGGCGGTTGAGTTTGTAGTGGCAACGAACTACGGCGGCCGTCAAGAAATCCTACAAGCTTGTCGTCAGCTAGCCGCTCAAGCCCAGCGAGGCGAGTTGGATCCCGCTCAGATCAATGATGCCCTGTTTGAGAAGCACCTCTATACTGCTGGCACCCAAGACCCGGACTTACTGATTCGCACCAGCGGTGAGATGCGACTTTCAAACTTTTTATTGTGGCAGATGGCCTACACGGAGTTGTATGTCACCGACACGCTGTGGCCAGACTTTGACCGTGCTGAATTTCATCAGGCGCTGCTAGCCTACCAAGCCCGCGAGCGTCGCTTTGGCCGTGTCGAGACTAAGAAGTAGGCTTTAGGGGGGATATCAGACGCCCGACTTGTTTTTAGGCTTCTCTTGGCCCCATGCCGGAGAATGCCAAGTGCACGTTGAGCCTGTTGTAACATTTGCAGTCCTGCTAGCCGTCATTCTAGTAGTTCCGCCACTAGTAGAAAAGCTGCGCCTGCCGGGATTAGTTGGGCTCATTGCAGCTGGAGTGCTGTTGGGCCCTCAAGGCATCGGAGTTCTTCAGGATAAAGACCCTGCCCTCGACCTGCTCTCAACTGTGGGGCTGGTCTATCTAATGTTTGTGGCAGGGCTGGAAGTTGAGATGGAACAGTTCCGGCGGATCAAGCACCGCTCGGCTCTGTTTGGTCTGTTCACTTTTACTGTTCCTCTGATTATGGGAACAGTTGTTGGAAGGCTGTTTGGCTTCGACTGGGTAGCCTCCATTCTGATTGGCTCTCTATTTGCCTCCCACACGCTGCTCGCCTATCCCATTGTCAGCCGCTTGGGTGTGGTCAATAACGAGGCCGTCATGGTCACGATTGGGGGCACCATTTTTACTGATATTGGCGCCCTGCTAGTTCTGGCCATTTGCGTCGGCGTCCATAAGGGTGACTTTACAGCTGCGTCCCTGGTCCAGCTCTTAGTGCTTTTGGCACTCTATACTGCTCTGCTGTTATTTGGACTGAACTGGGGTGGCAAACAGTTCTTCCGCCGAACAGGCAACGATGAGGGCAACCAATTCCTATTCGTGTTAGTCGCAGTCTTTCTAGCAGCAGTAGGGGCTGAATTAATCGGGGTTGAAAAAATTGTTGGAGCTTTTTTAGCTGGTCTGGCAGTCAATGAAGTAGTTGGGGAGGGGCCAGTCAAAGAGAAGGTCATTTTCATGGGAACTGTGCTGTTCATTCCCATCTTCTTTATTGACTTGGGCCTGCTGGTTAACATTCCTGCGTTTGTGCAAAGCCTTGGGGCGCTGGCTCTAACCATAACGGTTGTAGTTGGCCTGATCAGCAGCAAGTTTTTAGCAGCACTCCTAACTCAGTGGGTCTACAAGTACAGCCGAGCCGAAATGCTGACGATGTGGTCCTTGTCCTTGCCTCAGGTGGCAGCTACCTTGGCGGCTACCCTCGTGGGAGTCCGAGTGGGACTGCTCAATGACGCCGTGCTCAACAGCGTGATCGTACTGATGCTGGTCACCTCAACCTTAGGTCCTCTGATCACACGTCAGGCCGGTGCACAACTGGTCTTGCCAGAGGATGAACTCAGCTCAGAATCAACCCCCTTTCGCTCTACTGCTGATGTTCAGGCCGGACAACCGCTGACTGTTCTAGTACCAATTTCCAACCCTCAGACCGAGCACTCTTTACTGGAATTGGCGGCCCTCCTGGCAAAGCACGAGGATGGCCGCCTGATCGCACTCTCGATCGCAGTCCCTCGTGACTATTTGGATTCTCAAAGTGTGACTCTAGACCTTCAGAGCAGTCAGAATTTGTTGGATAAAGCAGAGGCGTTAGGAAGCGAGTTAGGGATTCACACCGAGCCGTTGCTGCGCATTGATGATTCGGTCTCCCAGGGGATCTGTCGTGCTAGCCGCGAACAAAAGGCTCACCTAATCTTGATGGGTTGGGCAAGCCGCCAGGGACTACGGGCGCGTCTGTTCGGCGGCGTCATCGACAATGTAATGTGGTTGGCCCATTGCCCCGTCGCTGTTACCCGGTTGCAACAACCGCCTAGAGAGTTGAAACGGATCTTAGTACCTGTGGATACTTTGACTGCGGAGTCAGCTAGAGCGATTCACTTTGCCAAGGTATTAGCTAATAGCAATAGTGGTCAAGTTGTTCTGCAGCATGTCTGTCCTGCCAGTACCCCACCTGCGATCCGAGAGAAGCTGCAAAAGCGCTTCCTAAACCTGGCGCTAGCTCAATCTCCCCAGGCAGAAGTTACAGTTGAGATTACTGCCAGCAACAACTTAGTCGGCGCTATTCTCAAGGCCTCTCGCCAAGCGGATTTAGTTGTGCTGCGCTCCGTTCGTCGAAGGGTCCGGGT
Proteins encoded in this region:
- the lysA gene encoding diaminopimelate decarboxylase, translated to MVLPTASQVTAEAISPNQQLLPLTAHINDSNHLEVGGCDVVDLVEQFGSPLYILDETTLRTAAAQYRDSFRTYYPGPSQVIYASKAWSCLAVCALVNSEGLGIDVVSAGELYTALEAGVSPEVIYFHGNNKSQSELEYALQVGCVVVVDNQLELETLAALAQGQEQRPRVMIRVTPGIECHTHEYIRTGHLDSKFGFDPNQLLSVFEYLSQAPQLQFLGLHAHIGSQIFELEPHQDLGRVLTEWLAKAASYGLEVSELNIGGGLGIRYVESDDPPSIAQWVQIVSAGVVAGCEAAGVALPKLLSEPGRSLVGPACITAYRVGSRKTVPGIRTYIAVDGGMSDNPRPITYQSRYQALLANRMRGTASTTVTIAGKHCESGDILIRDIELSDPQSGDVLVVPGTGAYNYSMASNYNRVPRPAAVLVNAGEASLILRRETQADLLRQDVLPERLRG
- the uppS gene encoding polyprenyl diphosphate synthase, yielding MESTRLRDRPTDLDPLRLPAHVAVIMDGNGRWAKGRGQPRIFGHRRGVDILKDLLRCCKDWGIGTLTAYAFSTENWGRPIEEVDFLMLLFERVLRRELREMMLEGVKISFVGDLQALPRSLQSEIEQAMTQTKDNTAVEFVVATNYGGRQEILQACRQLAAQAQRGELDPAQINDALFEKHLYTAGTQDPDLLIRTSGEMRLSNFLLWQMAYTELYVTDTLWPDFDRAEFHQALLAYQARERRFGRVETKK
- a CDS encoding ATP-dependent Clp protease ATP-binding subunit encodes the protein MFERFTEKAIKVIMLAQEEARRLGHNFVGTEQILLGLIGEGTGVAAKVLKSMGVNLKDARIEVEKIIGRGSGFVAVEIPFTPRAKRVLELSLEEARQLGHNYIGTEHLLLGLIREGEGVAARVLENLGVDLSKVRTQVIRMLGETAEVTSGGSQGRTKTPTLDEFGSNLTQMAGEGKLDPVVGRQREIERVIQILGRRTKNNPVLIGEPGVGKTAIAEGLAQRIANGDVPDILQEKRVVTLDIGLLVAGTKYRGEFEERLKKIMDEIRSAANVILVIDEVHTLIGAGAAEGAIDAANILKPALARGELQCIGATTLDEYRKHIERDAALERRFQPVMVGEPTVDETIEILFGLRDRYEQHHKLKISDEALFAAAKLSDRYISDRFLPDKAIDLVDEAGSRVRLINSQLPPAAKELDKELRQVLKDKDDAVRSQDFDRAGELRDREMEIKAEIRAIAQAKKTEVSTNGDGEMPVVSEEDIAHIVSSWTGVPVSKLTESESEKLMHMEDTLHQRLVGQDEAVKAISRAIRRARVGLKNPNRPIASFIFSGPTGVGKTELAKSLAAYFFGSEDAMIRLDMSEFMERHTVSKLIGSPPGYVGYNEGGQLTEAVRRRPYTVVLFDEIEKAHPDVFNMLLQILEDGRLTDAKGRTVDFKNTLLIMTSNIGSKVIEKGGGGLGFDFAESQEDSQYTRIRSLVNEELKQYFRPEFLNRLDEIIVFRQLSKIEVKEIADILLKEVVNRLKEQNINLAVTERFKDRLVEEGYNPSYGARPLRRAIMRLLEDSLAEEILSGRVREGASVLVDVDEEGKVVCTPGEAPAIAGSDDQRQLLPST
- the rimI gene encoding ribosomal protein S18-alanine N-acetyltransferase, with product MLSTLTLTPLTEACLPQIIALDQVCLGGFWAPAAYQRELASDRSILLGVFAQANLVAMGCLWSIVEEAHITLLAVHPDQRRRGLGSLLLWSLLNQARGLGLAWATLEVRVSNTPALNLYGQYGFKEVGRRRGYYPDTGEDGLVLWRSGLNQPEFVDSLNGQWRRCEINLKVQGWTLQAEPGLVTILRSD
- the cdaA gene encoding diadenylate cyclase CdaA; protein product: MWERWLASINIDWAASLRSVIDVGAVLALTYVVLLVIGERRTLWMVRGFILLMLASALTAPNPPWLGLPLLHFMLDKLLIGAAVAMAVSLQSELRRFLELLGQGEFTKLFQPNRGLSLTSNSVVDEIVDAVKELSQNRIGALIILETGYPIDERDFSVPGVRINADLSKELLQSIFQTTTLLHDGAVLLRDSRIVAAGVILPISERTASRQLGTRHRAAMGITERVENCICIVVSEETGSISLAEMGSLNRPLTSAKLKELLEKHFVRSTEREAVTTGLRGLKREIWSLGKLIARSLKSRLSASEEARKK